The segment GACGCAGGTGCCATCGGGATCGCCGATCGTCAGCGACAGGCCGGTGAGGTCGTCATTATCGTCTCCCCAGATATCGAGGGATTGTGTCGACGTCGGCAGGCGCACCGCACCGGACCAGACTTTCTTTTCCGCTTCCAGGGGGACCTGCTTGCCACGCAGTCGGCCGTTCATGTCCGATATCAACACTTCGATGCGCGCCGCGCCCTCGGTTGCATTGTCAGCCGCCATGCCCTTGTCAATCCCCCTTGCTCACGTCATGGTCGTAAACGATCGAGGTCAGCCTTTCAATCCGATAGGGATTCTGCAAACGATGTCCGACACTTCCCGCCGTTCCAATCTCGCCGCCGTCGATGCCGCTCATCATCTCCATCCGTTCGCGGACATGAAGAAGTTGAACGCCGACGGCGCCCGGATCATTCAGCGCGGCAAGGGCGTCTATATCTTCGATAGCAACGGCAACAAATATCTCGACGGCTTTGCCGGCCTTTGGTGCGTCAATATCGGCTACGGCCGCACCGAAATAGCCGATGCGGCAATCCGCCAGATGAACGAGCTACCCTATTACAACACCTTTTTCGGCACGACGACGACGCCGGCCACGCTCTTGTCCGAGAAGGTCTGCGCCCATGCCGGTCCGCATTTCAACCATGTCTTCTTCACCAATTCCGGCTCCGAAGCCAACGACACCTGGTTTCGCATGGCGCGCGTCTATTGGAGTGCGGTGGGCAAACCGGCAAAAAAGATCGTTATCGCTCGGCGCAACGGTTACCACGGGTCGACCGTTGCCGGCGCCAGCATGGGTGGCATGAAATACATGCATGAGCAGGGTGACCTGCCGATCCCCGGCGTCGTCCATATCGGGCAACCCTATTGGTACGCCTATGGCGGCGATCTCTCTCCGGAAGAGTTCGGCCTCAAGGCCGCCCGCGAGCTGGAAGAGAAGATCGATGAACTGGGCGAGGACAATGTCGCCGCCTTCATCGCCGAGCCGGTTCAGGGGGCAGGCGGCGTCATCATTCCGCCCTCGACCTATTGGCCGGAAATCGCCCGCATCTGCAAGGCGCGGAATATCCTGCTCGTCTGCGACGAGGTGATCTGTGGCTTCGGAAGATTAGGTTCCTGGTTCGGTTATCAGCATTTCGGGGTGAAGCCCGATCTCGCGCCGATCGCCAAGGGCCTGTCCTCGGGCTACCTGCCGATCGGCGGCGTGTTGGTGAGTGACCGCATCGCTGATGTGCTCATCAATGATGTCGGCGAGTTCAATCACGGCTTCACCTATTCCGGCCATCCGGTCTGCGCCGCTGCAGCGCTGGAAAATCTGAGGATCATCGAGGATGAGAAGTTGATCGAGCGCGTCCGCGACGATATCGGACCCTATTTCGCGAAGGCCTGGGGCAGCCTGGCGGATCACGACATGGTCGGCGAAGCTGTTAGCATCGGGCTGATGGGCGCCCTGCAGCTTGCCGCCGACAAATCCACCCGCCGCCGTTTCGAGAAGCCGGATGCGATCGGCTCCGCCGTGCGCAATCACGCTTTGAGCAATGGTCTGGTGCTGCGCGCCACCGCGGACCGCATGCTGGCCTCGCCGCCGCTCATCATCAGTCGCGAGGAAGTGGATGCAATGGTGCGTATCACGCGGCTGGCGCTCGATGCGGTGTGGGCGGAGACGAAAGCGTAGTCAGCTCCTGTCAACCAGGGCAGACGCATCCCATTTGCCCGCTTTGTGCAGGGCTAGCGTCAGCGCCGCGATGTGAATGGTCTGAATCATCTTGCCCTCCAGCGCCAGTTTGATGGCCTGGCGGATCGGCATGCGAATAAGCCGAATGCGTTCCGTCGGATCGTCCACGGGCTTCCCTGATATCTCGACATTGCGAGCAAGCACGATATGGGAACGGTTCGAGTGGGTGGCCGGATTAGGTGCAAGCGCGCTGACATATTCCCATTCGGAGGCAGACAGGCCGGTTTCTTCCCTCAGCTCGCGCGTGGCTGCCTCGACAGGACTGGCGTCGTTCGCATCAATCGCCCCGCCCGGCAGCTCCAATGAGACGACGCCCAGAGCATGGCGATACTGTTGGACTAGGTAGATGTTATCCTCTGCATCCAGCGCCACGACTTGCACCCAATCGGGATATTCCAGCACGTAATAAGGGGCGATCTCCACGCCCTCGGCGGTAACACAGGCGTCAGCCCTGACTTTCAGCCACCGGTCATGAAGTAGATGCTTGGAGCTTTTCACTTGCCATGGCGGAAGATCGGTAGCGTCAGGCAGGATGCTCGTGAGCGTGTCGGTGGGCGCCATAAGTGGCTCCTGCATTGAAAATTGAGAATGGACGGCCGATCACCATGGATCGAGTGATCGGCCCTTATTTTGGATAGATCCAGGCATAGGCAAAGGCCGCCATGTCGCCGGGTTTGCCATGAATGTATTGGACATTCGCGAACTTGACATCCGGCGCCCTATATTGCGAGCCGAGCGTTTCTTGCAACCAGCTCGTCAATGGTGGCGGCACGCCATCGGCGTTCTTCCCCGGCCGCCATACGACGAGGATCGGCTTGTCCGCACTCCACTCATAGTCTGCCTTCAGATTTCCGAAAAACAACGACATGGCCGGCACGTCGGGCAATTGTAAATGCAGGTTTCCGGCCGGCAGCCAATTGTCCGTCAGCACCAGCCCCGGCTTTTTGCCTTCCGTCGCCACGACCTGACTGACAAAGGCCGGGTAGGGGGTATTGTAATGGTCATAGGAGCCGAAGAGCGTCGGAAGCGTGACGCGGATCAAAAGCAGCGCCGGAATGATCAGCATCATCGCCAGCGGGATATAGAAGAAGCGTTTGCCGAAATCCGCCGCTTTGATGCCGGCCGCTTCCATCTTCAGGCAAAGATAGATCGGCAGCAGGAACAGGAAGGGCAGCAGCCAGCGGTCCCGCAACGCCGTCATGCCGATGGCGACAATCAGGATCAGCACCAGTACGGCGATAGCAACGAACAGGACCTCAAAAAAGCGCGTCCATTCGTTCGATCGCCCCAGATTTTTGAAGAGGCTTTTGCCGAACACCAATGCATAGATGACGAGCGTCGGCGCGCAGATGACGATGACCAGCTTCACGAATTCCAGTGGTCCCTGCACCAGCTTGGCAAAGGCGCTTTGCGGCGCATCCTGCTCCATGATTCCAAGGGTCCGTCCCGAGGCGAGGTCAAGATTGTGGATCAGCCACAGCCCATGCGGCAGGAAGATCAACAGGGAGATCAACGGAATCAGCAGAAATCGCTTATCGAAGATGCGCGCGCGCCCCTGCGGATGCATCAGGACGGCAATGACTGCGGCCGCGGCAAGCAGTGCGAAATTATACTTCGACAGCATGCCGAGGCCGAGGGCGATGCCGGTAAATACGTAGGAGCCCGTACTTGGCGCCTTCAGCGTGCGGATTGCGCCGTAGAGGAAGAGATTGATGGTCAGGAGCTGCGCGACCGTATGCGTAAGGTCCCGTTGCGCCTCCCAGAAGAGCTGCGGAATTGTCAGCAGCGACACCGTGGCGATCGCCGCGAAAACCTTGTCGGATAGTACTAGCTTCGCCAGCTTGTAGTAGCTGAAAAAGACCAGAAACAGCACGATGTTCTTGACGATGGAAATTGCCGCCAGCGACAGGCCGAAGACGGAGACCACCAGCGCCTGCACCCAATTGTAAAGCGGCGGCTGAGAATCGTAGCCGAGAGTCAGCCATTGCGAGAACAGCGCCTGCTGCGATTCGTCGTAACGCATGCCATGCGGCATGGCGAGCCGCACCAGGAATTCCAGAGCGAAGTAGCCGGCAAGCAGAAGGATGATAGTATCCGGTCGGCGGACCAGAAGCCTATGCATCGTGATGATCCCGATCGAAGATCTTGCGGACGATGTAGTTCGGCGACAGGTCGTCGCGATAATAGATGCGCGCGATCATCTCGGCCAGGATGCCCGTGGTGATCATCTGCACCGACGACAGCAGGAGCACGACGCCGACCAGTAACAGCGGCCTGTTGCCGATATCGTCGCCGAAGATGAACTTGTCGACAAAGAGCCAAAGCAGGATCAAACCGGCGAGCGCCCCGAGGCCAAGACCGAGCGAGCCGAAGAAATGGCCCGGCCGC is part of the Rhizobium sp. CB3090 genome and harbors:
- a CDS encoding aspartate aminotransferase family protein — its product is MSDTSRRSNLAAVDAAHHLHPFADMKKLNADGARIIQRGKGVYIFDSNGNKYLDGFAGLWCVNIGYGRTEIADAAIRQMNELPYYNTFFGTTTTPATLLSEKVCAHAGPHFNHVFFTNSGSEANDTWFRMARVYWSAVGKPAKKIVIARRNGYHGSTVAGASMGGMKYMHEQGDLPIPGVVHIGQPYWYAYGGDLSPEEFGLKAARELEEKIDELGEDNVAAFIAEPVQGAGGVIIPPSTYWPEIARICKARNILLVCDEVICGFGRLGSWFGYQHFGVKPDLAPIAKGLSSGYLPIGGVLVSDRIADVLINDVGEFNHGFTYSGHPVCAAAALENLRIIEDEKLIERVRDDIGPYFAKAWGSLADHDMVGEAVSIGLMGALQLAADKSTRRRFEKPDAIGSAVRNHALSNGLVLRATADRMLASPPLIISREEVDAMVRITRLALDAVWAETKA
- a CDS encoding NUDIX hydrolase translates to MAPTDTLTSILPDATDLPPWQVKSSKHLLHDRWLKVRADACVTAEGVEIAPYYVLEYPDWVQVVALDAEDNIYLVQQYRHALGVVSLELPGGAIDANDASPVEAATRELREETGLSASEWEYVSALAPNPATHSNRSHIVLARNVEISGKPVDDPTERIRLIRMPIRQAIKLALEGKMIQTIHIAALTLALHKAGKWDASALVDRS
- a CDS encoding glycosyltransferase family 39 protein, producing the protein MHRLLVRRPDTIILLLAGYFALEFLVRLAMPHGMRYDESQQALFSQWLTLGYDSQPPLYNWVQALVVSVFGLSLAAISIVKNIVLFLVFFSYYKLAKLVLSDKVFAAIATVSLLTIPQLFWEAQRDLTHTVAQLLTINLFLYGAIRTLKAPSTGSYVFTGIALGLGMLSKYNFALLAAAAVIAVLMHPQGRARIFDKRFLLIPLISLLIFLPHGLWLIHNLDLASGRTLGIMEQDAPQSAFAKLVQGPLEFVKLVIVICAPTLVIYALVFGKSLFKNLGRSNEWTRFFEVLFVAIAVLVLILIVAIGMTALRDRWLLPFLFLLPIYLCLKMEAAGIKAADFGKRFFYIPLAMMLIIPALLLIRVTLPTLFGSYDHYNTPYPAFVSQVVATEGKKPGLVLTDNWLPAGNLHLQLPDVPAMSLFFGNLKADYEWSADKPILVVWRPGKNADGVPPPLTSWLQETLGSQYRAPDVKFANVQYIHGKPGDMAAFAYAWIYPK